CAAAGCCTCGGCACTCAATCAAAAAGACGATACGGCTGAAGAAAACAGGGGGCGGATGTCCCTACTGATCGGATACGTCTCGATCCAGGGCTTCCTGAAAAGCCCGGTTTGCATCCTGGATATATCTCTCCCTGGGAAGGAGCACACGGCTGACGATATCGAGGGTTCCGGATGCCATCCTGCCGTCCCTGATCAGCTGGCGCCCTGCCTCTTTGGCCGCATCAAGGATGTCCTGCACCGGTTCGCCTATCTTCAGCATCACCCGAAACGCCTCGCCGTGCGGCCGGAGAAGCGCCCCTGCAAACTCAAGCCCTGCATTCCGGCAAAACGCCTTCATGTGGGCCAGCATGGGATCAAAATTGTCCTTTTCCCAGAGCCCGCAATTGGAGACGAGCGCCAGCTTGCCGGCCGTGTTTCCGTCCCTTCTCGGATGGCGGGAGTGATTGTCGCACAGCTCAAAATAAGGCTGTACCATCGGAAGCATCCGGTCCATCAGGTTCTTCACCGGTCCGGGAACACCGTCGCAATAGACGGGCACAGCAAACACCCAGATATCTGCGGCGCTCAGTTTGGGAAGGAGCATCGCCATATCATCCTCCTGGAGGCACTCCCCCGGCGTGCTGAACCAACAGTTAAACTCCGCGAGACAGGGGTTGATCTTCAGTTTCCGTGTATAGACCAGTTCAACCTTGGCGCCGGCCTCTTCCATGCCATCGAGGAATGGAACAAGGATGAGGGCGGTGTTTCCCACACCCATCTTCGGGCTGCCGTTGATTGCAATGACGTTCATAGCTGCCTGATCATTTCAGATGTTGGCCGGTTCGAGCACAGCCGGTCGGAACGTTCCAATACCGGACATTCACGCGGGACATCGGCATTGCATAAGAGGATGCGTCTTCATACTCCATCTTAAAGGAACGGGCCGAACGGCTCCACCCTCTATAGGAAAAATACCAACTAATTCATACCCTGTCAACTGCTTTGTAAAACTGCACAAAATCCCTTGGAATGCGGCATTAAATTGGTATATGATCATATTATATTTTAAAGCCCTCAATTGCGGCTAAAAACCCGCTGATGGTTATCTCATATGAATAAGATCATGTATCGTACGGCCCTGACCGCCAGTCTGATGATAGGCGCTCAAGTGATGATGATTCTGCTGAGGGGAGAATCCGCCTGCCTGAACCAGGGTTGCAAGGTGGTTGAAGGCCTGATGACCCTTTCCCCCCTTCTGTTCAACCTGGCGGGGCTGGTTTACTTTCAGCTTCTATTCTGGATCTTGTTCCGGACGAGGTTCAGGCCTCAGGCCGCCATGGAATGGATTTCGATCCTGCTTCTTGCCGGTCTTTCGGTGGAAGGGGTGCTCCTCTCTTATCAGATCTTTGTGGCCCGGGCCTTCTGCTCCTACTGTATCCTGCTTTTTCTGATGGTCCTGCTGATGAACGCCTTGGCCGGACGGCAGCAGCTCTTCAAGGGAGCGGCGGTTGTCGTTGCCGTCATCTCGATATTCTCCCTGCTCAGCTTCGGCCCCTCGATGGTTTTGTCCCGGTATCAATCCCTGGATTCAGGGACATTTGCCGTAAAGACCTGTTCCTCGCCGGTCAAGAAACTCTATCTGATCTTCTCTTCAGAGTGCCCCCATTGCCGGAACGTGATCAAGGCGCTGGAGAACTGCAACAGCTGCGATTTTCATTTTAATCCGGTTGACCGGATAAAAACTCTGGATCTTCCTGACCTGGAACGCAGGGCATCCTATTCCGCAGAGTTCAACCGTCTCGTCCTTTCACTCATGGGCATCAAGGAGGTGCCTGTGGTGATTGCAAAAAATCCGGACGGCTTTTCCATTATCAAAGGGGAGACGAACATTATCCAATATATCGAGGAAGCCTGTTTTCAAAAGGCCCCGCTTTCGTATATAAACCCGTCATGGTCCCCTGGTCAGGAAGAGATGAAATCGTCCGAAGATGAGAATGGTCTCTGCGGTGAGGGCTCGGAATGTCATTGAATAGCGGGAAGTTTTTAGAAAGTTAAACCCATGGCCGCCGTGCCGGGAAACATTCTCTATATGCTATACCATGATAGGGTGCAGCTTTAAATCCCTTGATTTTCAAGGGGGAATTTGTTAGTTTGTCTCATAATTTAAACCAAAGGGGATGCACGATCTATGATTGACCTTCATACCCATACGCTTCTGAGTGACGGCGCGCTCCTCCCTTCTGAGCTGGCCCGCCGGGCCGAGGTGATCGGTTACAAGGTCATGGCCTTCACCGACCATGTGGATCATTCGAACCTGGACTATGTCGTTACGAGCATCCTCATGGTCTGTAAGGTGATCAACGCCAGGGGCGGGCTTCGTGTCATCCCGGGCGTGGAGATCACCCACGTCTCTCCGGCTCAGTTCGGGGACCTGGCGGCGAGGGCCAGGGCGCTGGGCGCTAAAATCGTGGTGGCCCACGGGGAGACCCTGGTGGAGCCGGTGGCCCCCGGGACCAACCGTGCGGCCATAGAGGCCGGGGTGGATATCCTGGCGCATCCGGGCCTGATCTCCGAGGAAGAGGTGGAACTGGCCATGGAACGGAGGGTTCTCCTCGAGATCACCACGAGAAAGGGACACTCGCTTTCCAACGGCCACGTGGCCAGGCTGGCTATGAAGCTGAAGGCCGGGCTTGTCATCAATACGGATACGCATGATCCCCAGGATTTGGTGGAAAGATCCATGGCCGAGAGGATATTGATGGGGGCCGGCCTCACCCCGGATACGGTGCATGCCGTTTTTAAAAATTCCGAGGCGCTGGTCCAAAGACTGAAATAAACAAATAAGGGAGAAAAAAGAATGTCCAAAGATAAAAAACTGCAGGAACCGGACGAGTTTCTTGTATCCCTGCGGCGGATCTACCAGTACACCCTGGAGAACATCAAGTTCATCTCACTGATCATCGGCGGGATCACGGCCGGGGTGTTGATCATCATCCTGGTTTTGTATCAGGTCAAGACGCAGAGGGAGAAAGAGAGCCTGCTTTCGACCCAGGCGATCACCGCCTATCATGAGGGGCGCATCCAGGATGCCCTGAGCTCTCTGAAAGGCCTTTCCGGAAGCCAGGGTGTTTCCGGGGCTATAATCGAACTGTACCAGGGGAACATCCTCTATGGAGAAGGTCAATATGAGGATGCCCTGAAACATTTCAAGAAGGCTCAGGACCTCGCCGAAGGAAAGAAACTTGAAACCATACGGGGGCTTGCCTCCCAAGGCCTCGCCTATACCGAGATGGCGCTGAAGGACTATGGCAAGGCCGAAGAGGCCTTCAAAGGGATGGGTGCGCACTTTCAAGATCTCTCCCTCCTGGAGTTGAGCCGGCTCTATGCTTCAAAGGGAGAGAGCAGCAAGGCCAAGCATCTCCTCGATGAGATGATCAATTCCTTTCCGGAATCCCCCTGGGTCCCCGCCGCCAAGGCATTGAAGGACCAGGAAACGGGCAAATCATCCGGTTGATCCCATTGGAATCGAGGACCCATGCATGGACCGCATAGGCGTTTTGGATCTGGGCACCAACACCTTCCGTCTTCTCATCGCCGGTCGGACGGCGAATCATCCTCTTGAAAGAAATCTGATGGACCGGCGGGTTGTCCGCATCGGGGAAGGGTTTGTCCGGAGCATGAGGATCTCTATTCCTTCGGTGAAGCGGGGAATTAAGGTCTTGAAGGAATTTGCTTCACAGCTTAAGCGCCATGGTGTGGACCGGGTTCTATCCGTGGCCACAGGGGTTTTTCGAGAGGCT
This is a stretch of genomic DNA from Nitrospirae bacterium CG2_30_53_67. It encodes these proteins:
- a CDS encoding iron-sulfur protein, with amino-acid sequence MNVIAINGSPKMGVGNTALILVPFLDGMEEAGAKVELVYTRKLKINPCLAEFNCWFSTPGECLQEDDMAMLLPKLSAADIWVFAVPVYCDGVPGPVKNLMDRMLPMVQPYFELCDNHSRHPRRDGNTAGKLALVSNCGLWEKDNFDPMLAHMKAFCRNAGLEFAGALLRPHGEAFRVMLKIGEPVQDILDAAKEAGRQLIRDGRMASGTLDIVSRVLLPRERYIQDANRAFQEALDRDVSDQ
- a CDS encoding PHP domain-containing protein, encoding MIDLHTHTLLSDGALLPSELARRAEVIGYKVMAFTDHVDHSNLDYVVTSILMVCKVINARGGLRVIPGVEITHVSPAQFGDLAARARALGAKIVVAHGETLVEPVAPGTNRAAIEAGVDILAHPGLISEEEVELAMERRVLLEITTRKGHSLSNGHVARLAMKLKAGLVINTDTHDPQDLVERSMAERILMGAGLTPDTVHAVFKNSEALVQRLK